The Ascaphus truei isolate aAscTru1 chromosome 14, aAscTru1.hap1, whole genome shotgun sequence genome segment atgagcagcaggcaaccaacacaggctgtgtaaacaacatgtagcaataatgctgcattttacatgcagcgttgctgctgggacagggaaaactGACAGGCAATTAAACAAGGGAGAAATGGATCCCATAAACTAAAGGAGAGAcggaggaatatggaatctagttccaggacagtcCTATAATAATGCCCGGTGCGATAAGGAATTGCGAGGTGTTAAAGTGATACAAGACAgcctgagagggggggggtagggggcagagggagctgtgaggggcagggggtgcCCAGAGGGCTGTGAGGGGCAGTGGGCAGTTGGTGCCAGGGGGGACAGTGTGGGCAGCGGGCAGTTGGTGCCCAGAGGGGGACtgtgaggggcagtgggtgcCCAGCGGCTTCTGTGAGGGGCAATTGGTGCCCAGAGGGGCAGCAGGCAGTGGGTGCCCAGagggagctgtgaggggcagcggATGCCCAGagggagctgtgaggggcagttggTGCCCAGAGGGGCAGCAGGCAGTTGGTGCCCAAagggagctgtgaggggcagtgggtgcCCAGCAGgtgctgtgaggggcagttggTGCCCAGAGGGGCAGCAGGCAGTTGGTGCCCAAagggagctgtgaggggcagtgggtgcCCAGCAGgtgctgtgaggggcagttggTGCCAGAGGAGACAGTGGGTGGGCAGCGGGCAGTTGGTGCCCAGAGGGGGTtgtgaggggcagtgggtgcCCAGCGGGgtgctgtgaggggcagttggTGCCCAGAGGGGCAGCAGGCAATTGGTGCCCAAagggagctgtgaggggcagcgggTGCCCAGATGgagctgtgaggggcagtgggtgcccagaggggagctgtgaggggcagcgggTGCCCAGATGGAGCTGTGAGTGGGCAGCGGGTGCCCAGATGgagctgtgaggggcagcgggTGCCCAGATGGAGCTGTGAGGGGGCAGCGGGTTGCCCAGATGgagctgtgaggggcagcgggTGCCCAGATGgagctgtgaggggcagcgggTGCCCAGTGACCTCAGTTTGAAATCAGAAAGACCTCACCTATGTGACAATGGAAGGCTCTCACTAAACATGAAACACTGCGCGGCTTACAAATAAAACACGGACTGGGGGTGGGTGATGAGCAGAAATTAGAATTGGAAGAAACCCACAAGTTCCCCACTGCACAAACCCAGTCACATGTTTGTATGTTAAATCCTCACATGGAGAAACGGTCTATTGCTTTAGCAGTCCTCAGCGGACAGAACAATACCAGTATTACCCTCACATTGTAACGCTAATAATCACAGGAATCCCTTTCACACGTGTCCCCGTCACTATTCGGGGACAGACTGGCCACTTCTTCAATATAGGAATTTTCAGCACAGGGAGCGGGGCGGAAATCCTGGCTGTTCTCATGTACAGAAGGGATCCCCCCTCACTGATTTATAACCAAGCACACATGCCCACTTCAGAGATAAGGCCTTGGATGGGGTCTGCTCGCTGCTGGAGAGGTTTGTGTATTGCTGGTTGGTGAACTGTGTGTCTGTCTTCCTGTTTTGTGTCTTGTCACTATTAATCATGGCTCCAGGACACTAAGTGTCAGGGAGAATTTATTATGTAACAAATTCTATAGTTTACATTTCCATATATAGATTTACAAATCACCAAAGTAACTTATAACCCCtcatctccctcctctcccacagtCCGTGTCCCAGCTCTCCCACCAGCCGGTAGTCGTCCCTCACTGATCTCCTCCGCCGGTGCAGGATGGAGGTGGCCCAAAACACTGCTGCCAGTAGCCCAGCATCCAGGGCTAGATGCCAGCAGTAGAAGGTGGTGAGGAACATGAGGTCAGCAGGGACTCCCGCATCCCAGTGACGGCCAGTTGGTGGTCGGTATAGGATGAAGGCAGCATGGAGAAGCCACGTCCCCTGCACCAACACCAGCCAAGTTTTGGCAAACCACAGACGGCGTTGGTTCGGCAGCCAGATTTCAGTGGTGAGGATGGCGCAGGTGAGGGCACATGTGAGCAGCAGCAGGGAGTGAACCTGCACCTCCACGGCCTCCTTCCCGTGAGCGTGGAACCGGAGCAGGAGAGTGGTGATGAAGAAGGCAGCAGTGACTCCCATGTGCTCAAGCAGCGGGCAGCGCCTGTGCAGACAGGACTGACTCACGACATCCAGCGCCCCGCTCAGGCAGAAGGCCCCATACATGGTGGCATGCTGCCACTCGTTGGGGTTCATGAAGAGAAACTCGGGGTCGTCTGATTGAAAGATGTGAAGTTTCTGGACCCCAGGAGGGAAGAAGAACTCGGCCAGAAGAGCCAGCATCCCATAGACCAACTTCATCACCCCCTCCAAGGGCAACTTCCGCAGGAAACCCTGAGAGGGGGCAGCCCGGAGAGGGTACTGATCACGGCCCCCACTCAGCACCATCCAGGAGAAGCGGGAAGCATACAGGAGCCCAAACGACAGGAACGCCAGGCAGGAGAGATGTGTCCAATGAACGTGCCCATCTCTAGTGTGTGAGGTCACTGTCACTAGAGCGTGAAGTCCCCAGAGTACGGCACTGGAGTGTGAGGTGACCAGGATGGGTGGGAGGTTACTAAAGTGTAAGGTTCACTGCAGGGTCAGTTATGTCCAAAGAAGAGGACACACAGGATCCCAGAAGAGATTACACACCTGTCAATTCAGAGGCAGGAACCAAGAGAGCAGTCACAGAGGAGAGCAGGGTCACTCCAAGCAGTCTCTAAGAGAGGTCTTCCAGGGTGTCACAGCAGTCTCTCAGAGAGATCTCTCTGGTGTCACAGCAGTCTCTCAGTAACAAGTGCAGTGTGTTGAGTTTCCCGATTAGCTGGAGGATgcctcctgctcctgcacacgCCCTCCTCCGCACCAAAGGGTGGTATACAATATATAGGGGAAAAGTTAATAGCAGGAGCACTGAGCAGAGTGTGGGAGGGGTAAAGACATAATGGTGTGAAGGAGAgtttgagggagaggggagagacagaaagtGTGCCTAaaagtgtatgtatttatgtgtatcgTGTATGTATAGTAATATATGTGTACATTCTGTATATATAGTgcgtatgtgtacagtatattatttgtCACAATAAATCACAGATTTCATGTCTCAGGCTTCTATGACAGAACAGCCCTCAGTGTCCAGGTGACATCTCTCAGTGTCCCTCGCCTTGATGTTCACCTTTGTCATAATAACCACTTCCCCATTCTCCTCCATCCCAGAAATAAACAGTTCAGGTTAATGTTTAGTGATAAGCAAATAgagatgagagaggagggggggggggggagagaagaatgaATAAAGAGTGTGTCTAACAGTGTGAGTTCTGCGTCTTGTA includes the following:
- the LOC142466099 gene encoding LOW QUALITY PROTEIN: transmembrane epididymal protein 1A-like (The sequence of the model RefSeq protein was modified relative to this genomic sequence to represent the inferred CDS: inserted 1 base in 1 codon), translated to MGTFIGHISPXLAFLSFGLLYASRFSWMVLSGGRDQYPLRAAPSQGFLRKLPLEGVMKLVYGMLALLAEFFFPPGVQKLHIFQSDDPEFLFMNPNEWQHATMYGAFCLSGALDVVSQSCLHRRCPLLEHMGVTAAFFITTLLLRFHAHGKEAVEVQVHSLLLLTCALTCAILTTEIWLPNQRRLWFAKTWLVLVQGTWLLHAAFILYRPPTGRHWDAGVPADLMFLTTFYCWHLALDAGLLAAVFWATSILHRRRRSVRDDYRLVGELGHGLWERREMRGYKLLW